A genomic stretch from Pelotomaculum schinkii includes:
- a CDS encoding MBL fold metallo-hydrolase, which produces MIEEIYPDIYRIEIPLPRNPLKYLNSYLIKGRERNLLIDTGFNQEECRKAMYEGLKKLEVDLNKTDLFITHLHADHSGLVAFLATDKSKVYCSGIDAELINYGVSGVFLSEMHELLSKQGFPLEELECAIEEHPARKYHLGRKQVFNTVKENDTIQVDDYIFKCIATPGHSPGHMCLYEANKKILFSGDHVLDEITPAINIIKWSSNPLRDYLNSLVRIDQLETNLTLPAHRKIINNVHKRINEIRQHHDIRLIEILNILYKGKMNAYQVASQMTWEVTYSSWEQFPVTQKYFATTEAISHLNYLCKKNMVRQINNNEEKLFELIN; this is translated from the coding sequence ATGATTGAAGAAATTTATCCTGACATTTATAGAATAGAAATTCCCCTCCCCAGGAATCCCCTAAAGTATTTAAACTCTTACCTTATTAAAGGAAGGGAGCGCAACCTGCTTATAGATACCGGCTTCAATCAAGAGGAATGCAGAAAGGCAATGTATGAAGGGCTTAAAAAGCTGGAAGTTGATTTAAATAAAACGGATCTCTTTATTACCCACCTGCATGCTGATCATTCCGGTCTTGTAGCATTTTTAGCTACAGATAAATCTAAGGTCTATTGCAGCGGTATAGATGCTGAACTCATTAACTATGGTGTATCAGGTGTTTTCCTATCTGAAATGCATGAATTACTAAGCAAACAAGGATTTCCGTTAGAGGAGCTTGAGTGTGCTATCGAAGAACATCCAGCCAGAAAATATCACTTGGGCAGAAAGCAAGTTTTTAATACTGTTAAAGAAAATGACACAATACAAGTAGACGATTACATTTTTAAATGTATAGCAACTCCCGGACACAGTCCGGGACATATGTGTCTTTATGAAGCAAACAAGAAAATTCTATTTTCCGGTGATCATGTGCTGGACGAAATTACTCCTGCCATAAATATTATAAAATGGTCCTCAAATCCACTAAGAGATTATTTGAACAGCCTCGTTAGAATTGATCAATTAGAAACAAACCTAACTTTACCTGCACACAGGAAGATTATTAATAACGTCCATAAAAGAATAAATGAGATAAGGCAGCATCATGATATTAGGCTTATTGAGATATTAAATATTTTATACAAAGGTAAAATGAATGCTTATCAGGTGGCCAGTCAAATGACATGGGAAGTAACATACTCTTCCTGGGAGCAGTTCCCGGTAACCCAAAAATATTTTGCTACAACTGAAGCAATAAGCCATCTAAACTATTTGTGCAAAAAAAATATGGTAAGGCAAATTAACAACAATGAAGAAAAGTTATTTGAACTTATCAATTAA
- a CDS encoding molybdopterin-binding protein produces the protein MKLQAIKVEEAVGKVLSHDITKIVKGESKGALYKKGHIIKQEDVPELLKLGKENIYILDLENSDIHEDEAGIRLGKAVSGDCVTWQGPKESRVNMYAASGGLLKINIPALEAINELPDVILSTLPDNTVVKEGEMLAGTKVIPLVVPEKTVLTAENICRQAGWVIKVLPFRKLKVGAVITGSEVYKKRIRDGFGPVITEKVEAFGSEILGIDFAPDNAEIIAAKINKMASDGADIIFVTGGMSVDPDDVTPHAIRLVGAKVEKYGAAALPGAMFMLAYLGDIPVMGVPACGMFFKVTIVDLMLPRLLAGERVTRKDIVALACGGLCRACPECRYPNCTFGKGSH, from the coding sequence ATGAAGCTGCAGGCGATTAAGGTGGAAGAAGCTGTAGGAAAGGTGCTCAGCCATGATATCACCAAAATTGTGAAAGGGGAATCAAAGGGAGCTCTTTATAAAAAAGGGCACATCATAAAGCAAGAAGACGTACCGGAGCTGTTAAAGCTGGGTAAGGAAAACATCTATATCTTAGATCTTGAAAACAGCGATATTCATGAAGATGAAGCCGGGATCCGTCTGGGAAAAGCTGTCTCCGGTGACTGCGTAACCTGGCAGGGCCCCAAGGAAAGCCGCGTTAATATGTATGCCGCTTCCGGCGGGCTTTTAAAAATCAATATCCCCGCCCTGGAAGCGATTAACGAACTGCCCGACGTCATTTTATCAACCCTGCCTGACAATACAGTAGTCAAAGAGGGTGAAATGCTGGCAGGGACCAAGGTAATACCTCTGGTGGTACCGGAAAAAACAGTTTTAACGGCTGAGAACATCTGCCGGCAGGCCGGCTGGGTAATTAAAGTGCTGCCCTTTCGAAAATTAAAAGTAGGCGCGGTCATTACCGGGAGCGAAGTATATAAAAAGCGCATCCGGGATGGTTTCGGCCCGGTCATTACCGAGAAAGTGGAAGCATTCGGTTCAGAAATATTAGGGATAGATTTTGCTCCTGACAACGCAGAAATAATAGCCGCCAAGATCAACAAAATGGCCTCGGACGGGGCGGATATCATCTTTGTAACGGGGGGCATGTCTGTCGATCCCGACGATGTTACCCCGCATGCCATTCGGCTGGTGGGAGCCAAAGTGGAAAAATACGGCGCCGCCGCGCTGCCCGGTGCGATGTTTATGCTGGCCTACCTGGGAGATATCCCCGTCATGGGGGTACCGGCCTGCGGCATGTTTTTTAAAGTGACCATCGTAGATTTAATGCTGCCGCGCCTGTTGGCAGGCGAACGGGTAACCCGCAAGGACATCGTGGCGCTGGCCTGCGGCGGGCTCTGCCGGGCTTGTCCCGAGTGCAGGTATCCCAACTGCACCTTCGGCAAGGGATCGCACTGA
- a CDS encoding XdhC family protein — MEINLQQGIAVVTVIGKENLPGSLLGRKGIFKYTGEGTKGDLGLPWLEEQVAEILQNNQSNGMFKLATLSNPAKPEQSATVMIDPYLPPHELIILGGGHIAVPLVTIGKILGYQVTVVDDRHDFAHKERFPEADRVICCDFSDIEKRLAFGPGSSVVIITRGHQHDQECLRRLIKYPLAYLGMIGSRRKINIVRQQLLEEGIDAEKLEQVHMPVGLDVGAQTPGEVAVSIAAELLRECRGGSAHSLKDHSPKRVAVVGDVEMLSAVDREVLQKTLTGDETPAAVATIVKTRGSTPRKAGARMLVYADGRILGTIGGGCGESEVRLAALGVIDENLPRIYQVSLSADTAAVEGMVCGGAMEVYIEPVEAYKKVFYGGESND, encoded by the coding sequence ATGGAAATAAACCTGCAGCAGGGGATAGCCGTTGTAACCGTCATAGGCAAGGAAAACCTTCCCGGCAGCCTCCTGGGGCGAAAGGGAATATTCAAATATACAGGTGAAGGAACAAAAGGAGACCTGGGGTTACCATGGCTGGAAGAACAAGTGGCGGAAATACTTCAAAATAACCAGTCCAACGGGATGTTTAAGCTGGCCACCCTGTCCAATCCGGCCAAACCGGAACAAAGCGCAACAGTTATGATCGACCCCTACCTGCCGCCGCATGAACTGATAATCTTAGGCGGCGGGCATATAGCCGTCCCTTTGGTAACTATCGGAAAAATATTGGGTTACCAGGTAACAGTAGTTGATGACCGGCATGACTTTGCTCACAAAGAGCGCTTTCCCGAAGCCGACAGAGTAATTTGCTGCGATTTTAGCGATATAGAAAAGCGCCTGGCCTTCGGACCTGGAAGCAGTGTGGTAATCATCACCAGGGGCCACCAGCACGACCAGGAGTGCCTGCGCCGGTTGATAAAATATCCTCTTGCTTACCTGGGCATGATCGGCAGCAGAAGAAAGATTAACATCGTAAGGCAGCAGTTGCTCGAAGAAGGTATAGACGCCGAAAAACTGGAGCAGGTGCACATGCCGGTAGGTTTGGACGTAGGGGCGCAGACACCCGGAGAGGTGGCCGTAAGTATTGCCGCGGAATTACTCAGGGAGTGCCGGGGAGGAAGCGCCCATTCCTTAAAAGACCACAGCCCCAAAAGGGTCGCCGTCGTGGGCGACGTGGAAATGCTCTCTGCTGTGGACAGGGAAGTATTACAAAAAACGCTTACGGGAGATGAAACACCTGCTGCGGTCGCCACAATAGTAAAAACACGGGGCTCTACCCCACGCAAGGCAGGCGCCAGAATGCTGGTATACGCTGACGGTCGGATACTGGGAACAATTGGCGGAGGTTGCGGGGAATCGGAAGTCCGGCTGGCCGCCCTGGGTGTTATTGACGAAAATTTGCCGCGAATTTATCAAGTGTCCCTGAGCGCAGACACAGCAGCGGTAGAAGGTATGGTCTGCGGCGGCGCGATGGAAGTGTATATTGAACCGGTAGAAGCATATAAAAAGGTTTTCTATGGGGGTGAAAGCAATGATTAA
- the yqeB gene encoding selenium-dependent molybdenum cofactor biosynthesis protein YqeB — protein sequence MIKNKPLVVIRGAGDLASGVAYRLYNSGLDVIMTEIERPLVVRRTVSFAEAVYAGRVTIEGIDACLAGSVEEALSLLEKRIIPVLVDPEAVVVKLARPAVVVDAIMAKRNLNTAIEDAPLVIGLGPGFTAGVDVHAVIETCRGHRLGRVIYSGSAIPDTGSPGAVDGYTLERLLRAPVDGVVTPRRNIGEQVEKGDVVAMVEITPVYAKLTGLLRGMLKEGTRVPKGTKIGDIDPRKNAEYDTISDKALAVGGGVLEAVYYYLSSNELTHWNFTKEHDL from the coding sequence ATGATTAAAAATAAACCACTGGTAGTAATAAGAGGAGCCGGCGACCTCGCCTCAGGAGTAGCTTACCGTCTATATAACAGCGGTCTGGACGTGATCATGACCGAAATAGAACGCCCGCTGGTAGTTAGAAGGACAGTGTCGTTTGCCGAGGCGGTATACGCGGGCAGGGTTACCATAGAAGGAATAGACGCCTGCCTGGCCGGTTCGGTGGAAGAAGCCCTGTCTTTGTTGGAAAAAAGGATCATCCCGGTGCTGGTAGACCCCGAAGCAGTCGTAGTAAAGCTAGCTCGTCCCGCAGTGGTAGTGGACGCGATAATGGCAAAGCGTAATCTCAATACCGCTATTGAGGATGCTCCACTGGTCATCGGCCTGGGGCCGGGCTTTACAGCCGGCGTTGATGTTCACGCGGTTATTGAAACCTGCAGGGGACACCGCCTGGGGCGGGTTATCTACAGCGGCAGCGCTATTCCAGATACAGGCTCTCCGGGCGCTGTTGACGGCTATACCCTGGAGAGGCTGTTGCGGGCGCCGGTGGACGGGGTTGTGACGCCGCGCCGGAATATTGGGGAGCAGGTGGAAAAGGGTGATGTAGTAGCTATGGTGGAGATAACTCCGGTATATGCAAAATTGACTGGATTGCTCAGGGGCATGCTCAAGGAAGGCACCCGGGTACCCAAGGGGACCAAGATCGGTGACATAGACCCTCGTAAAAACGCTGAATATGACACCATCTCCGATAAAGCGTTGGCTGTTGGCGGTGGGGTTTTGGAAGCGGTATATTATTATCTTAGCAGTAACGAGTTAACACATTGGAATTTCACAAAGGAACATGATTTGTGA
- a CDS encoding phenylacetate--CoA ligase family protein — MLMTGVRQTTDINYKYWSPAEVMPHSELKKLQFERLLEQINYLWKKSPFYRSKWENSGFYPGKLKTLEDIRYIPLLVKEEIRVSQEKNPPYGMMQVPGSGPFIRVGMTSGTTGKPVLIPLTEEDYFGVFCEGHVRVVWAAGVRKGDIVHVAFGFTPFLGLAAAYDSCEHLIGSLVVPGGAWNSLMRLSMIEKLGVTVLMGTPSYILHLASVAQEHDIDPRSLGIRVICTAGEPGAMSAPNTGLRLEKAWGSKVYDYCGTQETNCIAWTCEEGAAHLNEDLLYYEVLDPETNEPVKPGQPGKLVVTDLVQKTHPCIRFETGDIVNGIETDTGCSCGRTLRKFKGFKGRVGDIIKIRGVCVSVTGIENVIRGIEECSNNYEYHALKDKNGMDKIKVRIEPQKSIDSSLWNDVRQKVAESLYIAFMINMDVEVLPPGTLPVFNLKAKRFRDLR, encoded by the coding sequence ATGTTAATGACAGGGGTTCGACAAACTACTGATATTAATTATAAGTATTGGTCTCCAGCGGAAGTTATGCCACATAGTGAACTAAAAAAACTTCAATTTGAGAGATTGTTAGAACAAATCAATTATCTTTGGAAGAAAAGTCCTTTTTATCGTTCGAAATGGGAAAATAGTGGTTTTTATCCTGGTAAATTAAAGACGCTTGAGGATATAAGATATATACCCTTATTAGTTAAAGAAGAAATACGAGTAAGCCAGGAAAAAAATCCTCCTTACGGAATGATGCAGGTTCCCGGCAGCGGGCCATTCATTCGTGTAGGTATGACATCAGGGACTACCGGTAAACCTGTTCTTATTCCACTTACCGAGGAAGATTATTTCGGTGTTTTTTGTGAAGGGCATGTACGAGTTGTCTGGGCGGCAGGGGTAAGGAAGGGAGATATTGTTCATGTCGCTTTCGGTTTTACTCCCTTTTTAGGACTTGCCGCAGCTTATGACTCTTGTGAGCATTTAATTGGCTCTTTGGTAGTGCCAGGTGGAGCATGGAACAGCTTGATGCGTCTTTCAATGATTGAAAAACTCGGAGTAACGGTATTAATGGGAACTCCTTCTTATATTTTACATTTGGCCAGTGTTGCCCAAGAACATGACATTGATCCCAGGTCACTGGGAATAAGAGTTATATGTACTGCTGGTGAACCCGGTGCTATGTCTGCTCCAAATACCGGTTTGCGGTTGGAAAAAGCATGGGGAAGTAAAGTTTATGATTATTGCGGAACTCAAGAAACAAATTGTATAGCGTGGACGTGCGAAGAAGGAGCAGCACATTTAAACGAAGATTTATTATATTATGAAGTATTAGATCCAGAGACTAACGAGCCTGTTAAACCAGGCCAACCCGGAAAATTAGTGGTTACCGATTTAGTACAAAAAACACATCCCTGTATCAGGTTTGAAACTGGCGATATTGTTAATGGCATAGAAACAGATACTGGATGCAGTTGTGGAAGGACACTACGCAAATTTAAAGGCTTCAAAGGACGGGTAGGAGATATTATAAAAATCAGGGGAGTATGCGTATCTGTAACGGGAATTGAGAATGTGATACGGGGAATTGAGGAATGTTCTAACAATTATGAGTATCACGCCTTAAAAGATAAAAATGGGATGGATAAAATAAAGGTGCGGATAGAACCACAAAAGAGTATAGATTCAAGTCTATGGAATGATGTCCGTCAAAAAGTGGCAGAGTCCCTGTATATTGCTTTTATGATTAACATGGATGTGGAAGTATTACCCCCGGGGACACTTCCTGTATTTAATTTGAAAGCAAAACGCTTCCGTGATCTTAGATAA
- a CDS encoding acyl-CoA thioesterase, protein MKGYRFKHRLRVRYSEVDTQQIVFNSNYLKCINIAASEYFCEVLQIDLFELEQSEIIDRVLSKRQPWSTINLHHCMIG, encoded by the coding sequence GTGAAAGGCTATCGTTTTAAACATAGATTAAGAGTTCGTTATTCCGAAGTTGATACCCAACAGATTGTATTTAACTCAAACTACCTCAAGTGTATTAATATTGCTGCAAGCGAGTATTTTTGTGAAGTGCTTCAAATTGATCTATTTGAGCTTGAGCAGAGTGAAATAATTGATCGTGTGTTATCAAAAAGGCAACCCTGGAGTACAATAAACCTGCATCATTGTATGATTGGCTAA
- a CDS encoding DUF3795 domain-containing protein: protein MNKMMSHCGLMCNDCDAYTATVNSDNMLRKQTAENWSKIYGTRIEADEINCLGCKSDVIFFNCVKCKVRGCNMVKNLNNCSECEEFPCNILEEMLDEAFAIKQMQDLLKE from the coding sequence ATGAATAAAATGATGTCACACTGTGGATTGATGTGCAATGATTGCGACGCGTACACGGCCACGGTAAATAGTGACAACATGCTGAGAAAGCAAACCGCCGAAAACTGGAGCAAGATATATGGCACGCGTATTGAAGCTGATGAAATAAACTGTCTCGGGTGCAAGTCAGATGTTATTTTCTTTAATTGCGTAAAGTGCAAAGTTAGAGGCTGTAATATGGTAAAAAACCTGAACAATTGCTCTGAATGTGAAGAATTCCCGTGTAATATATTGGAGGAAATGTTAGATGAGGCTTTTGCCATAAAGCAAATGCAGGACCTATTGAAGGAATGA
- a CDS encoding SIR2 family NAD-dependent protein deacylase, translating into MTYEEKIRSLAEYLKKPGHNFAFTGAGVSTESGIPDFRSRGSGLWERVDPMKAASLSALRREPAQFYKFFMGVRESFAGAEPNAAHYALARLEEEKLLAGVITQNIDGLHRAAGSQKVWEVHGHMRSCRCLDCSKPYPFNVLLDQYRSGTNPPRCSQCGGMLRPDVVLFEDAMGEDFYKAYHALSGCQLLIVVGSSLQVYPAASLPELAKRLVIVNREPTPWDSRASLVINETMAGQVFTDLMAVLGLD; encoded by the coding sequence ATGACCTACGAGGAAAAAATAAGATCCCTGGCCGAGTATCTAAAAAAGCCCGGGCATAATTTTGCCTTTACCGGAGCTGGCGTCAGCACTGAAAGCGGCATCCCCGATTTTCGCAGCCGTGGTTCCGGCCTCTGGGAAAGGGTAGACCCGATGAAAGCGGCGTCACTGTCGGCGCTCCGGCGGGAGCCGGCTCAATTTTACAAGTTTTTCATGGGGGTCCGGGAATCGTTTGCCGGCGCCGAACCAAATGCCGCCCATTATGCGCTGGCCCGCCTGGAGGAAGAAAAACTGCTGGCAGGGGTGATCACGCAGAATATCGACGGGCTGCACCGGGCGGCGGGCTCGCAAAAAGTTTGGGAGGTACACGGCCACATGCGCTCCTGCCGCTGCCTGGATTGTTCCAAACCCTACCCCTTTAACGTTTTGCTCGACCAGTATCGCTCCGGTACCAACCCTCCCCGCTGCAGCCAGTGCGGCGGTATGCTGCGGCCGGATGTGGTGCTGTTTGAAGACGCCATGGGAGAAGACTTTTATAAGGCTTACCATGCCCTCTCAGGCTGTCAGTTGCTTATAGTAGTAGGCAGCAGCCTGCAGGTGTACCCGGCTGCCTCCCTGCCGGAATTGGCAAAAAGGCTGGTTATCGTCAACCGGGAGCCGACTCCCTGGGATTCACGGGCCAGCCTTGTTATTAATGAAACAATGGCCGGCCAGGTCTTCACCGACCTGATGGCCGTATTGGGTTTGGATTAG
- a CDS encoding rhomboid family intramembrane serine protease gives MTLEQLVRLTTTMFLHGGWLHVLSNMLYLWIFGDNVEDRMGHFNYLVFYLISGYLASLVHIFVDPVSNSPLIGASGAIAGILGAYLLLYPRARVLTLVFIVFFIQIIPIPAVIFLGLWFFLQLMSGTAGLSAQAVQGVAFWAHIGGFVAGVALVKFFAGGERVRY, from the coding sequence TTGACCTTAGAGCAGCTGGTGCGGCTGACGACCACCATGTTCCTGCACGGGGGTTGGCTTCATGTCCTTAGCAACATGCTCTACCTGTGGATTTTTGGTGATAATGTTGAGGACCGCATGGGACATTTTAATTACCTGGTGTTCTATCTTATCAGTGGTTACTTGGCTTCCCTTGTTCATATTTTCGTGGACCCGGTTTCCAATTCCCCTTTGATCGGCGCCAGCGGCGCTATTGCGGGAATATTGGGAGCTTACTTGCTCCTTTACCCGCGCGCCAGGGTGCTGACACTGGTTTTCATAGTTTTCTTTATCCAGATTATACCTATTCCGGCAGTAATTTTCCTGGGGCTCTGGTTTTTCCTGCAGCTTATGAGCGGAACAGCCGGCTTGTCTGCTCAGGCCGTCCAGGGCGTAGCTTTCTGGGCTCATATCGGTGGTTTTGTCGCCGGAGTGGCGCTGGTTAAGTTTTTTGCGGGGGGAGAGCGCGTGAGATATTAA
- a CDS encoding DUF3243 domain-containing protein, producing MLNPVNLSNTDWDTWKKTLGQAVEFAEGLGISKQKISSLAQQAGDLLAESVPPANPEQKAIKELWDVAGPEERKVLATLMTRLVS from the coding sequence ATGTTGAACCCTGTAAACTTATCGAACACCGACTGGGATACCTGGAAAAAGACTTTGGGACAGGCTGTGGAATTTGCCGAAGGGCTCGGGATTTCCAAACAAAAAATAAGCTCCCTGGCCCAACAGGCGGGAGATTTGTTGGCCGAAAGTGTACCCCCCGCAAACCCGGAGCAGAAAGCGATAAAAGAATTGTGGGACGTGGCAGGACCTGAAGAAAGAAAGGTCCTGGCAACCCTTATGACCCGGCTTGTATCATAA
- the tsaD gene encoding tRNA (adenosine(37)-N6)-threonylcarbamoyltransferase complex transferase subunit TsaD produces the protein MSVFILALETSCDETSASVVADGTEVLSNIISSQIDVHRKFGGVVPEVASRKHLELLNQVVGEALTAAGLTLDALGAVAVTYGPGLVGALLVGVSAAKAIAYGLNIPLVGVNHLEGHIYANFLCEPGLDFPLLCLIVSGGHTDLVYMAKHGDCRVIGRTRDDAAGEAFDKVARVIGLGYPGGPLIDRLAREGNPKAISLPRAYLEEGSLDFSFSGLKSAVIYTLQRAEQRGEEINKADLAASFQEALIDVLVDKTFTAAQDTGVSTILLAGGVSANSRLRLAITERAAGSNYRMVVPPPVLCTDNAAMVACAGYYKLLRGATAPLTLNAVPDLKLGEERYEGNFKGKILHG, from the coding sequence ATGAGTGTTTTTATCCTGGCTTTGGAGACATCCTGTGATGAAACATCGGCATCGGTTGTGGCAGATGGTACGGAGGTCTTGTCTAATATCATCTCCTCTCAGATAGATGTGCACCGTAAATTTGGCGGGGTTGTTCCTGAAGTGGCTTCACGCAAGCACCTGGAGCTGCTCAACCAGGTAGTGGGGGAGGCGCTTACCGCCGCCGGCCTCACGCTTGACGCTCTGGGAGCCGTGGCCGTGACATATGGACCCGGGCTGGTCGGAGCTCTTCTGGTCGGGGTTTCTGCCGCCAAGGCCATAGCCTACGGGCTGAATATACCGCTAGTGGGAGTCAATCACCTGGAAGGGCATATTTATGCCAATTTCCTGTGTGAGCCGGGGCTCGACTTCCCTCTTCTGTGCCTGATCGTTTCGGGCGGCCATACCGACCTGGTTTACATGGCCAAACACGGTGATTGCCGCGTGATCGGCAGGACCAGGGATGATGCCGCGGGTGAAGCGTTTGACAAGGTCGCCCGGGTCATCGGTCTTGGTTACCCGGGCGGTCCTTTGATCGACCGCCTGGCACGGGAAGGTAACCCTAAAGCCATAAGCTTGCCCAGAGCTTATCTGGAGGAAGGCAGCTTGGACTTCAGCTTTAGCGGTCTCAAATCAGCTGTTATTTACACTCTTCAGCGTGCAGAGCAGAGGGGGGAAGAGATTAACAAAGCTGACCTGGCGGCGTCTTTCCAGGAAGCCTTAATCGACGTGCTGGTAGACAAAACCTTTACTGCGGCGCAAGATACAGGCGTTTCTACAATTCTCCTGGCCGGAGGGGTGTCCGCCAATTCCAGATTGCGGCTCGCCATCACCGAAAGGGCCGCCGGCAGTAATTACCGCATGGTGGTACCTCCTCCTGTACTCTGTACGGACAACGCCGCCATGGTCGCCTGCGCCGGTTATTATAAATTGCTGAGAGGCGCCACAGCGCCTCTTACCCTTAACGCTGTGCCCGACTTGAAACTCGGAGAGGAAAGGTACGAGGGTAATTTTAAGGGGAAAATACTTCATGGTTAG
- a CDS encoding DUF512 domain-containing protein, with product MGEINSAENSIRDCVVDGNILPLTSTCNTRCVFCSHRFNPPEVRVYRIPPRTLASIKNALPFIDPARPIVIGESVTRIIEGEPFTHPEIAGILRLLRSAFPRTPVRLTTNGILLDEDMAHLLRRLGNITLNLSLNCMGERNRNFLLGDNQAGAAVNSVKLLKKYGIPFHGSVVAMPHLTGWDDLENTIRYLSWHEAETLRVFEPGFSRFAPPELQFSRTLRAELESFISRLRRIINIPIISEPPFIGSLEAEVAGVIAGSPAAGAGLKPGDVITEVNGSGVNSRVQAFGRILKAANPEVAVKRGSEPPMAFCIRKGRGERSGLVMHYDLDPGLIDDMARVARRRRARTVLLLTSPLAAPVLRQGLERFWEEGADVETLEVENHFFGGSIRAAGLLTVGDMGDCLGKYLAASTTGKPDLVLLPGLAFDRTGSDLTATPYTRLEEEFGIPMEAI from the coding sequence GTGGGTGAAATAAATTCGGCAGAAAACTCCATCAGGGACTGCGTTGTTGATGGAAATATTTTACCTCTTACCTCAACGTGCAACACGCGCTGTGTTTTTTGCTCGCACCGCTTTAATCCGCCTGAGGTCAGGGTGTACCGTATTCCGCCCAGAACCCTTGCCTCCATAAAAAATGCGCTGCCTTTTATTGACCCGGCGCGGCCGATTGTTATCGGGGAGTCGGTTACCCGGATTATTGAAGGTGAACCTTTTACACACCCGGAGATAGCCGGAATCCTTCGTTTGCTTCGCTCGGCTTTCCCCCGCACGCCCGTCCGCCTTACCACCAACGGCATTCTCCTCGATGAGGACATGGCGCATCTATTGCGGCGCCTGGGGAATATTACGCTCAACCTTTCTCTGAATTGTATGGGAGAGCGCAACAGGAATTTCTTATTAGGGGACAATCAGGCCGGAGCCGCGGTCAACAGCGTGAAATTGCTTAAGAAATACGGCATTCCATTTCACGGCAGTGTTGTTGCAATGCCTCACTTGACTGGTTGGGATGATCTGGAGAACACCATCAGATATCTCTCCTGGCATGAAGCAGAGACACTGCGGGTCTTCGAGCCCGGATTTTCCAGGTTCGCGCCGCCGGAACTGCAATTTAGCCGGACGCTCAGGGCTGAACTGGAAAGTTTTATCTCCCGCCTGCGTAGGATAATAAATATACCCATTATCTCCGAGCCGCCTTTTATTGGCAGCCTGGAGGCGGAAGTAGCGGGGGTGATCGCCGGTTCACCTGCTGCCGGGGCCGGCTTAAAGCCGGGGGATGTGATCACGGAGGTTAACGGTTCCGGTGTCAACTCCAGGGTCCAGGCCTTTGGGAGGATCCTCAAGGCTGCGAACCCTGAAGTGGCTGTAAAGAGGGGAAGTGAGCCGCCCATGGCTTTTTGCATCCGCAAAGGCCGTGGTGAAAGGTCAGGGCTGGTCATGCACTATGACCTCGACCCGGGGTTGATCGATGATATGGCCAGGGTGGCCCGGCGGCGCAGGGCCCGGACCGTTCTGCTGCTAACCTCACCACTGGCCGCTCCGGTATTGCGGCAGGGTCTGGAGCGATTCTGGGAAGAAGGGGCCGATGTCGAAACGCTCGAGGTGGAAAACCATTTCTTTGGAGGCTCGATCCGGGCGGCAGGGTTGCTTACGGTTGGCGATATGGGTGATTGTTTAGGAAAATACCTGGCCGCAAGTACCACCGGCAAGCCTGATTTAGTCCTGCTCCCCGGTTTGGCCTTCGACCGGACCGGCAGTGACCTGACCGCAACGCCTTACACCAGGCTTGAAGAGGAGTTCGGGATTCCAATGGAGGCAATATGA
- a CDS encoding ACT domain-containing protein, with translation MKVRQISIFLENKFGRLAQVTRVLGENGINIRALSIADTTDFGILRLIVNEPEKAYGVLKDAGFTVSATDVIAVEVADTPGGLAVALEALEKTGINIEYLYAFVQKASSAALVVFRVEQVDEAIKVLQQSGTRILSEDEVYQL, from the coding sequence ATGAAAGTCAGGCAAATATCCATCTTTCTGGAAAATAAATTCGGTCGCCTGGCCCAAGTAACCAGGGTGTTGGGGGAAAATGGCATTAATATTAGGGCTCTGTCAATTGCTGATACTACCGATTTCGGCATCCTCAGGTTAATCGTGAACGAACCGGAAAAGGCATACGGAGTACTTAAGGACGCGGGGTTCACTGTCAGCGCCACCGATGTGATCGCCGTAGAAGTAGCTGATACGCCCGGCGGCTTGGCCGTAGCGCTTGAGGCTCTGGAGAAGACGGGAATAAATATCGAGTACCTGTATGCCTTTGTACAAAAGGCCTCCAGCGCCGCCCTGGTAGTTTTCCGGGTAGAACAGGTTGACGAGGCCATTAAAGTACTCCAGCAAAGCGGTACCCGTATCCTAAGCGAAGACGAGGTTTATCAACTGTAA